The genomic stretch GCGGCCACCCGGACGGCGCGGTGCGGGTGCGGCCCCGCGGAGGGATCTGGGGCGAGGTCGCGCAGGGAGTGTCGCCGGGGCCGGGAGTCCCCGCCAATCTGCGGAGTAAGATTTTTATCCTCGCGTATCTATGGACTCCGGTGATCCGGGAATGAAGCGTGATCCTGACGCATTTGGGGCCTTTTCCAGTATTGCGGTGCCTTTCGGGGGCGTCGGACACCCGGTCGACCACAAAGGATATATTAAGTGTTCCACAAATATTGTGACATATTCCGTGAATCGGAGTATAGAGCGTGGTGAACCCGTATTCGACGTCTGTCGAGTACCTCGCGTTCACATTCCCTCATGTCATCACAAATGGAGGTATAGTATGAAGAGTATGACAAAATTGATGGTGGTCGCCATGATCCTCGCGGCTGCGCTGGTCGTTGCACCGGCTGCTGCGCGGGCGCCTAGTGCCGGTACCGCCATCTATGTTGGCGAAGAGGACCTCGACGTCAATGCGCTTAATGGCACTGCGTCGGCGGACTTTACACGGCTCGTTCACTACAGTGGCGCAGTGGGCGAGGCGATCGACGATGAGATCCAGGTGACGGGCAGCGGCCTCATCACCGAGGTGAAGAAGGGCATAAAGACCGGGAACTACTACGTAGAGGGAAACAAATCTGCGTACCTCAACGTCCGGGTGCCCGAAGTAACGGTCGATGTTGTGCTGAACAAATCTCCGAAGGAATCCGTGGTTGGCAAGTCCGTCACCCGGGATACTGAGGTGGCCTTCAAGCTTTCAAACAACCTGATCTCCGGGATGAACAAAACCGGAACAGGGGACGTTAAGATGAACATCGAGGTCACCCTGCCCGGTGGCGGTGTTGTGACCCGGTTCGGTAGCGGTGTTACAACAGACAATCTGAAGGGCATTGTTGCGAACGGTACAACCCAGTACGAGCCCGTCAAACTGACGGATGCCGCAGCAGGCACCTACACCGTTCAGGCGAAATGGCCTGATACGTCTGACTTCTACGGCAAGGGCTTTGACTCCAACACCGGAGCTTTCGAGGTCCTCAGCAAGTCGCTTGCCATCACGTCCGACAAGGACAGCGTCGTTCGCGGCAACAGTTTCACCGTGACGATCACCGGTGAGTCCATCACGCCGTATGATCTGTACGTCAAGGACGTGAGTAATCTTGCGCCTAACAAGTATCCCAGTATCCGGGCCGGCCAGAAGGGATTTAATCCCCTGTTCCCCGGTGCAAGCGCTGCCGCTAATGCCAGCACGATCAATGCAACCTTTAACACTACCGCCAGCGGAACGAGGACTGTCCAGTTCGACACCGGCTCAAACACCGAAGACCGGACGTACACCATCCGCGTTGAGGCGCATGGTTCCCAGAGCAGCACCACCTACGACGAGGTCAAGGTAAAGGTCGAGAAGGGAAGCGTCACCATCACGGCGTCCGGCACCGGTACCTACTACATCGGTGAGGAAGTCACCCTCTCCGGTACCTGCACCGACAACGACACAAAGGTTCACCTCTTCATGACCGGTCCGAACCTCAAATCCTCGGACGGCGTCAACCTCTTGAGCCTGCTCCCTGTATCGACCGTTGTTATTCCTGGTGAAACCGATGCGTTCAACACAGCGGATGTTAAGGCCGACGACACCTGGTCGCTCAAGTGGAACACCGGCGATATTGCACTAAAAGGAGGCGCACTTGATGCCGGCGGCTACACGATCTACGCCGTCTCGCAGCCTGTGGACAAGAGCCGTCTTTCCACTGCCCAGTACGCCACGGCCTCCGTCCAGCTCCGGTCCGGTTTCATCACCGCGGCCTCGAGCGGTGCAGTCGTCGCGAAAGGTGACGACCTGACGCTCACCGGAATGGCACAGGGCGACCCCGGCACTGTCAAGGTCTGGATCTTCGGCAAGAACAAGCAGATGACTGACAAGAGCGCAACTGTTGAGGATGACGGCAGCTTCGAGTTTGAACTCAAGAGCGGCGATACCAGCGGGCTCGCCGCAGGCCAGTACTTTGTGGTCATCCAGCATCCGATGATGAACAAGGAATTCGACGTTGATGCCGGGACTGGTCTCGATGCTGGCTGGATCGTCGGAACAAATGAGTCTGGGTTTAACAAAGTAAAGATCTCCGGGCTCCAGGCCTCCGATGCAGCGACCGCGCTGATCAACGCCCTCGACTCCCCGAACATCGACGACACCTACGTGAAGCTCACCTTCGTCGTCGAAGAGCCGAACATCTGGATCGACGCGATCGGCGACAAGGCTGCAGGCAGCAAGTTCACGATCACCGGCACGACCAACCTCGCTGTCGGCGACACGCTGAACATTGAGGTCACCTCCGCTGCGTTCCAGCCGACCAGCAAGAGCGAGGCCTCCGGCTTCGGCTCGGTTGCTGGCACTACGGAAGTCAAGCAGGGCGACGGCGCGAACACCTGGTCGTTCGAGGTTGACGGTGCGAGCTTCAAGCCCGACCAGTACATCGTCAAGGTTGAGTCCATTGAGACCAGCACGACCTCTACCGCGACCTTCAACGTAGTCGAGGCAGTCCCGACGACTCAGGCTACCCCGACCACGACCGCGACCGGCGAGGTCACCCCGACCGCTACCGCGACCACTGAGGCTACCCCCACCCAGTCCCCCGGATTCGGAGCACTTCTTGCTCTTGCCGGCCTTGGTGCGGTTGCCTTCCTGGTCCTGCGGCGGGACTAAACCCTAACCAACCCTAATTTTTTGTTTTGCGCTGTTTTTGTTGAGGCTTCTTGGGTACGGGACGGTGCTGCGGGCCGCGGGATCTCCGGGATTGCCTGCCGGGCGATGTATGTATTTGATAGTCTCCCTCCCCAGGTGCAGGGAAATCTCACGGTCTCGCGGCAACATCGTGTGAACTATCCGGGTGCAGCGGTCCGCCGCGAAGCGGCGACGCCGGGATTCTCCGTCTTTGCGATAGTGCTCGAGGAGGGCGGTGCGACTGTTGCGACTGTCGGGGCGGAGGAGGGGGCTGATGTGGTGGAGCCGGAAGTCGGGAACAGGACCGGGGAGGAGTGGAATGGAACACCGTCTGCCGGGCGAAGAGCAGACCGGAAGAAACTATTTATCTCTACCATACAGAGTGAAAATAGATGAAGCGATTTGTAGCCACTGCGCGAGGACGTGTCCAGCGGGTTGGCTATCGGGATCATATATATAACGAGACGTTTGAGCGGGATATCTCCGGGTACGTAAAGAACCTCGAAACTGGTGAGGTCGAGATCGTTGCAGAGGGGGGCGAGCAGGAACTCTTGGATTTTATAAGCAAAATCAATATCGTACGAAGGCCCATTGCCGTCAAATCGTTCACCGTTCAGTGGGGGGAGGCAACAGGGGAGTATGCCGACTTCGAGATCATCCGGGGAGATCTCCAGGAAGAGACATTCGAACGGATGGATTACGCCGGAAAGGTGTTGCACAGCATGGACATGAAGCTGGATCAGAGCCTCCAGTTACAGCATGCAATGCTCGGCAAGCAGGATCAGAGCCTCAAGTTACAGCATACAATGCTCGACAAGCAGGATCAGATGCTGGAGAAGCAGGACCGGATGCTTGACAAACAGGATCAGAGCCTCCAGTTACAGCACATGATGCTGGAGAAGCAGGATCAGAGTCTTCAGATTGGGATTGAGACAAAAGAAGAGATTACCGGACTCCGAAAAGACACCGGGAAGTACCTTGACGACGAATTCAAGGAGATCAAAAAGGAGCTTGCCTCTATCAAGGGTGCCCTTGCCCGGGCTGGTATCCAGGTCTAGCCCCATATTTTTTCTCCGGTGACTGCCACTTCTCTCATCTGGTGCATCCATCCGGCTCGAAGACCTTTGCCCTTCTCAAGTTCCTGCTCGAAGCCTAACGGCTTCTCAAGCTCCGGACATTGTCCGTCTCGCACCGTTCCGGAAGTCGCACCCTCGGCCCGTCGCAACTCACGTGAGTCGATGGGATGCCACGTTGAAACATGAGATGAAAATAATCCGCCCGGGAGAATCCTTATATCCCCTGCTCCATAAGATCGATGCAAGAGAGATTGAATGAGTCTGTGTGCGGAACTGCTCGAACGAAAAGATGAGATCCTTGAGATCGCAGCCAGACATGGTGCCCGCAGGGTCAGGGTCTTCGGATCGGTGGTTCGGGATGAAGAGACTCCGGCAAGCGACATCGACCTCCTCGTCGAGTTCGAGCCTGGAAAGGAGTCTCCTTGACCACATCGCCCTTGCTCAAGATCTAAAAGACCTGCTCGGCCGCGAGGTCGATGTAGTAACCGCGAAGGGGCTGCACTGGTACGTCAGGGACCGCGTCTGCCGGGAGGCCGTGCCGCTGTGAGTGACGATCGGCTCTACCTCATCCATATTTACAACGTATGCAAGCAGAAAGCCTCCCTGTCGCCCGCTCACGCCACGCCTTCGGAGACCCGGACCCTGCCGATGATCAGGTCCTCCTCCGGGGGAACTCCCTGCCCCTCCTGCCGCAACGCTTCCACGTGCCCTTCGATCGCTTCCCTGATGTTCTCCAATGTCTCCTCGACTGTTTCTCCCTGGGAGTAGCACCCGGGAAGCGCCGGGACTTCTGCCCAGAACCCTCCTTCCTCAGCCTTCTGGATCACAACAGTAAACTCCATTTTTAGCACCCCGTTTAAAGTTAATGCGAGAAACTCTTCCTCAGTTAAACCAGCTTTCTTTATTGCCGCCGTAAGAAGCCCGATCTTCAACTCCTTCGACCAGGGCAGAGTTATAATCGCTCCGGACGGCATTTTGATGTTGACATGATCGCCTTTTCCCTGCCGCATCACGCCGCCGGCCCGCACAAAGGCCCGCACCGCCTCGTGACCTTTCTTTGATTCCCCGGAGTCTTCCCACACCATGCCCCCATTCAGTGGTGGCCCCACTGCAGGATATTCGTTTCGCTGCCGGGAGGCCGTGCCGCTGTGAGCGACGACCGGCTCTATCATCCCGGTTTTTTCCACCCCCGTCGCTCCCCCGATCAGCCGTCCTTAAGTAGTACAAAACCTCAATTTCAATCAGGATGGGATTACGCAGATGAAGTTGACCGTGAAGCTGCTCGACATCGCAAACCGGGGGGTTCTCCTCCACAGCACCGACGCACGAAGCATGCGGGTCCGCGACGGCGACCGCGTTCAGGTCGCCGACGAGGCGACGGGAAAGACCGCCCAGGCTCACGTCGACACCACCGGGTCGCTCATCGAGCCGGGTGTCATCGGGGTCTACCGCCCGCTGAACGCGACGCTTGCCGTCGATGAAGGGACCGTTGTCATTGTCCGGAGTGCCGAGCGGCCGGCATCCCTCCGGCACATCAAGAAGAAGATGGACGGCGGCCGGTTCACCAAGGACGAGACCGTGGATATCGTCAGGGATATCGTCGACGACATCCTCTCGCCCGGCGAGATCACCGCCTACGTCACCGCGTCGTACATCAACGGCCTCGACATGGACGAGGTGGAGTACCTGACGAGGGCCACGGTCGAGACCGGGGAGCGCCTCCACTTCACCCGGCACCCCATCGTCGACAAGCACTCCATCGGGGGCGTGCCCGGGAACAAGATCACCCTCCTGATCGCGCCGATCATCGCCGCGAGCGGCCTTTTGATCCCGAAGACCAGTTCCCGCGCCATCACCGGCGCCGGCGGGACCGCCGACCTCATGGAAGTTCTCGCGCCGGTCTCATTCACGGCGACCGAGGTGCAGCAGATGACCGAGAAGGTCGGCGGCGTCATCGTCTGGGGCGGCGCCACGAACATCGCCCCCGCTGACGACAAAATCATCACCTACGAGTACCCGCTCCGGATCGACGCCCGGGGCCAGATGATCGCGAGCGTCATGGCGAAGAAGTTTGCCGTCGGCGCCGACCTCGTGGTCATCGACATCCCGGTCGGTCGCAACACCAAGATCCCGGACCCCCAGGAGGGCCGGAAACTCGCCCGGGAGTTCATCGAGATCGGGGAACGGCTCGGCATGCGGGTCGAGTGCGCGCTCAGTTATGGGGAGTCGCTCGTCGGCCACACCATCGGCCCCAACCTCGAGGTGCGTGAAGCCCTCGCCGTCCTCGAAGGCGCGACCGAACCGAGTTCCCTGGTCCAGAAGAGCCTCTCGCTCTCCGGGATTGCGCTCGAGATGGCGGGGAAGGCCGCACAGGGGCAGGGGTACCAGGCAGCTGCGGATCTCCTCCGGAGCGGGAAGGCGCTCGATAAGATGCGGCAGATCATCGAGATCCAGGGCGGCGATCCGACCGTGAAGGCCGAGGATATCGTTCCGGGAGAGTACCGGTTCGATGTCCGGGCGCCGCAGGACGGCTACGTCATCGAACTGAACAACAGCGCGCTCGTCACGCTCGCCCGGCTCGCGGGCTCCCCCTACGATCACGGCGCGGGGCTCGATATCCACGCAAAGAAGGGGACCCGGGTCAAGAAGGGCGACCCCATCTTCACCATCTACGCCGAGCGGGAATGGCGGCTCGAACGTGCGATCGAGGTCGGCCGGACGCTGATGCCGGTGGTTGTGGAAGGTATGGTACTTGAACGTATCCCACATGACCGCTGGGTGTAAACCGATGCACTCAAATTTTTTGCCGCAATAATACTCCTTCATGAAGAAAAGTCGTCTCGTCATAGCCCTTCTGATCTCCTGCGCCCTCCTCTGCTGCACGGCGCAGGCGGTCACCCTGCGCATCAACGTGGTCGACGATAAGACCGATAACGCGCTTGCCGATGCCTCGATATACGTCGATGGGGATTACGTGGGGAGCACCAGCTCGGATGGAACCTATTCCTACGTCCATTCCGGGAAGAAGGACCTCTACCTGAAGGTTGTCCGGAAAGGCTACCGGAACTGGGTGGAGTACGTCGATTACGACGCGACCCGCGTCAGTGTCGATATGATCCGGGAGGACGCGACCCTCACGTTCGAGCTCTACGATGCGGGAACCCTGAAACCGATCGTAGGCGGCGTGGTGCGCGTTACGGGTAACGACTACTCCGATTCTGAAGTCACCGGCAGTAGCGGGAGCGTGAACTTCCCGGTGAAGGCGAATGAGTTGTACAACGCCGAGATCCGCGCGTCGGGATACCATGACCTCTCAAAGACGGTGCAGATGGAGAGCAGCGGCAGAACAGTCCAGTGCCTGCTCTTCTCCAATAACATCCTGGGCGTCCAGGTGCTGGATGCCGAGACCTCTGCCCCGCTCAAGGGCGCGGAGGTGTACATTGACAACACGCGCGCCGGGGAGACCGATGCCGACGGCAGGCTGCAGCTCCACCTGGAACGGGCGAAGCGGTACTCTTTCAGGGTGACGGCGCCCGATTACCAGCCCTACCAGGAGAGCCGCTACCTCGAGGTGGACGACGTCTTCCTCCCGGTACGTCTCTCGAAGTCGGCATACCCCGTCTCGATAACGGTCTTCAACGAGGCGACGAAGCCGGTTGAAGGGGCTGAAATCTATCTCAACGGGACGTTGCAGGGCAAGACCAGCCAGTATGGCAGGTTCACGCTCTCCAACATCCATGCAGGTGCCTACGAGATTGTGGTGCGGGCGCCCGGTTACGCGGCCTGGAGCGAGACGCGCCAGATCACCGGGCAGGGCGAGGATATCGTCGCAGAACTCGGTTACGACCGGGCGAGCGTGACCGTCCGCGCAGAAGACCCCGACAGGAACCCGGTTGTAGGCGCGGTCGTCGTCATCGACGGCCAGGTCGCCGGGGTGACCGACAGCCTGGGACACCTCAAGATGCCGCTCGTCACGAACAAGGTGCATGCCGTCACCGCGGCCTGTGAGGGTTACCGGAACATCTCGGTCGATGCCGATATCCCGCTCGGCATAACCGAACTCACCATCCCGCTGGTCATGGAGAAGGATTTCAACGTCTGGGTGCTCGTGGCCGGCGTCGGTGTTGTTGCCGTGCTTCTCCTTGCGGCGGTCATGGTCGTGCGGCACAGGCGGGCGGGGCGGAACCGGGGCGGGCCGCGCCGTCCGGATAGCCTGTAACCTCTATCTCTTTTTCTTTATGGGGCCGGGTTTCTGGCGGTATCTTGTTCCCGGGCCCGACGACCGGATCGGCTCCTTGAGGAAAGATCGTTCTCTGTTCCGGGGGCTCAACACTGGTTCATTCAGACCCCGGGGGGCGTGTGGGAAATATGTTTGATTTGAGCGGATACTATTGCCTGATTAGAAAAAGGGGCTTTCTTAGACGTCTCTTTAACTAACAAGGTTTATATGGAATGGCGTGTCAGGAAGACATACGGTGACGTATGAACGGATGGACGTATGCATGCCTGGTGGTAGGGCTGCTTCTGCTGGCGGCCCCGGCCGGGGCGGCGCGGATACCTGATGATATTGAGATGCTTGATACAGGGCAAGAGTGGGTGACGGCGGGGAGCGGGGAGACCTCGACCATCACGGCACTGGTCAAAAACGGCAGCAGCCCGCTTCCCGGGGTCACCGTTCTTTTCTCGATGGATAACCTTGATGGGACCATCTCGCCCGCGCAGGCGGTGACGGGCATTGATGGAAAGGCGACGGCGATCTTCAAACCGGGAACCCGGAGCGGGGACACGGTCATCATAGCGACGGTATCGCATGAGGAACTGGACCTGCCTCTGGTGAATAACGTCGTGCAGAAGGTAGACCACGCGACGGCGCACCGGATCGTTAATCTCTGGTATGATTCTGAGGTGACCGCCGGGGGGACGACGGATATTGTCATTCGGATGGCTGATCGGTATGGAAATCCGGTGGATAACCGGAGCGTGGCTGAGTCGGTGTCTTTCCTGGTGGGTCAGATCGTAGGCGGTTCCGGTGCGACATTCGCCAACGGTGAGGACGAGATCACAGTGCCGGTGGATGGTGCCGGGAACGTCACCACAAGACTCCATGTTGATACAAAGGCCGGGCAGAACATTGTTTCTGTATCGTTTCCCGGAAATATCGCATCACGTTCCCTGATTATCACCGGGTGTGTGAGCGGTGAACCGGCGAAGATTTTCCAGACCGTTTCTCCCCGGGCGGAAGGATCAGATTATCCTGAGGTGCCGCTGCCCGGGTCGTTCACCCTGACCTATGCTCTCTATGATGAGTATGGCAACCCCGCCGGGGATCGGGATCTAAGAGTAGATTTTACACGGATCTCCGGTGCCCTGATCGATGATGTGTCGTTCACCAAAACAAACAGTGTGGGTAAGGCGCAGATTACATATAGTTCGTCAACCCGAGCCGGTGTCGCAGAGATTGTTGCGACCGCTGTCGATAACAACAGCGTCTTATGTAAACAGAAGGTAGGCTTCTACAGTTCCGTTTCGAGTGATATGGTCGTTGCTGCCGCACCGGAGACCATCGCGAGCAGGGATGTAAAGGACGATATCGTCTCTTCGATCAGAGCGAAAGTGATGGACTCGAAGGGCAACCCCGTTGAAGGCGAGAGCGTCTTGTTCAGGCTCATCAAGGTCGATGCCGAAGGGTATAAGATGACCGAAGAGCCTGTGATATCGAACGGCACTCCCCCCCCCTCCGGAAAAGACGGTCCGCCTGTTGTTGCCGTGACCGATAAGGATGGGTTTGCCACGATTGATTTCCAGCCCGGAGCTTTCACCCGGAATGCGTCTGATCCCCTGTACAGCGATATGGCCTCGGGGAGTGCAACAATCCAGGCCGTCTGGAAAGATAAACAGGGAGATACTACCGTCTCATTCCGGAACTACCCTTATCTCAGCGTCAATGTCTCGGTCGAACCGCAGGTGGTTAATGTGACTGAAAACGTCAGCGTTACAATCCGGTTGATCGGCGACGGCTGGGCGCTCCAGAAGAAGCCGATCGATGTGGTGCTCTGCACAGATCGATCGGGGAGTATGCTACAGAATACGACGTATGACGGGGAGAGTACTAGTTATCCAAATTGGGTCGAGCAGGAGTCGATCGATGACCGGATGGTTCACGCAATGCGGGCAGCGAAGAACTTTACAGCTCAGATGCAGTCCTCGAAGGACAGAATAGGACTGGTATCGTTTGGTCAGAATGGAGATGCAAATCTTGACAAATATAGTTATAAATATTGGGCGGGAAACGACTATAAGGAAGTATGGCACGATGGCTATTGGGGGTGGGGGTGGCACGATGGCTATTGGGGGTGGGGGTGGCACGATGGCTATTGGGGGTGGGAGAGTGATTCCAGCGACGACGATGCTTATATCGCCGAGCATTACAAGAACCCACAAACTTACTCTGGCCCTGCCACCCGTGACCTTAACTTGACCTCAAACTATGGGAGTGTCAACGCCACAATTGACAAGTGGCTCCCCTGCGGTGGAACGCCGATGCGCGAGGGACTGTACCAGTCCGTGCGGATGATCAAGGAGAACCCAAGAACGGGAGACCCTGTGAAAGCGATTGTCCTCCTGACCGACGGGGAATATAGCACGAATCAAAACCCAGAGGGTGGCGGAAACAATGCATACCTTGGCGACGGAGTCGAGAGGGGCAGTGTCATCGAGTATGCAAAAAGAAATAACATCAAGATCTTTACAATCGCCCTCGGCAACGAACCGAGTCATAGCGAACTCCAGAATTACTCCAAGCAGACCGGCGGCACGTTCTACAGCGCCACCGCAGGCGACGACCTGACGCAGGTCTATGCGGCTATCGCTACGAAACTCCAGGAGGCGGCCGGCGTCAACACCACGATGAATCTGGCGTTCGATAAGGTCGAGATCAATTCCGCGCCTGTTGAGGATGTCTTTGAGTATGTATCGTCTGAACCGTCGTCGACCAAGATGATCAAGTACTGGACCGCAAACGAAACAACAATCCAGGGACCGGAATGGAAAAATCAGAGCGAAGACTGGGTGACGGGTGGCCAGAGCCTCTCCTTTAAGGTTGGCGATATCTATCGTGATCAGACCTGGGAGACGACGTTCAAGTTGAAGGTCCTGAAAGAGGGGAACATCGATATCTTCGGCAACGGTTCCATCATCAAGTTCAACGGCACCGCGGGCCCGACGGAACTGCGCCTGCCTCACACCTTCATCACCGCCAGCCAGAACCTCAGTGAGACTGATATTTTTGCAGCAGATATTCTGTTAACGCGTGGTCCTCTTGATGTTGATGAGGATAACCCCGGCACTCTCGTGCCCACCTGGGAGTTAATTTATACCGGGAACAGATCGGTAACACAGAAGGTTATGTATCAATTCAGCCTGGACAACATCTGGTGGGACGGCAGTTGGCGTGAGATCGATACGATACACCACCCCGCAAATACCGATATTAACGGCACATACTCGTCCACTCTCAATCTCGGAGATAGGGAGGGGTGGTACAAGATACGGGTCCGTGCAATAGAGAATGCGCCTGATGATGGTGGTGCGAGTAGGGAGATAACATGGGCAGAGCCCATCTGGGTGGGGATGAGCGACCGGGCATATATTAGAATCAGCTGATACCCATTTTCGTATCCCCTTTTTTGATCGGAACGAGTTGCAGGGCAATCTGGCGAGTGTGGCCCTGATGGATAAACCCGCGGTGAGTTCGGGTAATCACACAGGTTTCCCGGAGCGGGCGGATAAACTATCACTTCCGGGAGGTATTTTACCCCGAAACAACCGGGTCACCGGGTCCATACTGACGCGTGTGCGGCTCCCTCAGGGCCTCCCGCCCGGCGAGTACATCATCTGGGTCCGTGGATCTGCGCCGGATACCGAGGATGCCTCGGCGAAGATCACCCAGACTGTAAATGCTGGGGCGGGCGGAAGCGCGTATATCCGCCTCGAGTGAGGGGCTCCGGCACCCCTTTTTCCACAGGAGAAGAAGACCCCCGCGGCCCGTACTCCCGCCCTCTCCCGTGCAGGGCTCACCCTTTACTCTCGCCGGTCCTGCAGGGTTCGCTCTCCCGCCACCTCCGGTTACCTGCACATGCCGGTATTTATCCCTCGCGAAACGTTCGCAGCCCTTCCGGTGGCATACCATATTTTGGCCTGTGTATTCGCGGCCAAATTGTTGGATTGGGTCAGTATTGGTTGATTTATGGATCTGTAATGGGTGAAAATTACCTGAAATGATCCCTATATGATGGTTGCGTGGGCGAGGTGGTTGTCCGGTCCCGGTTTGAATTGAAAATTGCGGCATAATTCCCTGGGTTTTGGCTATTCCAATGATAATGTGCGTTTCTTAGCCGCACCAAAAAAATCCGGATCAAACGAAAACTCTTATATATATTGCATGGGATCACGGCTCCCTGATCTCAGTATGAATTTTACAAAAGTATTCCTCCTCGCGATCCTGCTCGGCCTGATCGTTCCTGCGGCGAGTGCGACAGCCCCCGGCCGGATCACCCTCTCAAGCGATCTCGGGTGGCTCGCGGCAGGTGGAGCCGATTCCGCTGAAATAACCGTGCAGGTCTTCGACGGGAGCGGGATGCCGCTCGACAACTGCACCGTGGCGTTCGAGGTCGACCCGGTCTTCGGGCGCATATCGCCCGCGACCGTCACCACCGGCGCATCCGGAACCGCCGCCACATCGTTCATCCCCGGCAGGACGAGCGGCGTCGCCATGATAACCGCACGGGCCGGTACCGTAGAGGAGACGCTCTCCCTCCCGATCGACCACGGCCCG from Methanoculleus chikugoensis encodes the following:
- a CDS encoding MEMAR_RS02690 family S-layer glycoprotein, yielding MKSMTKLMVVAMILAAALVVAPAAARAPSAGTAIYVGEEDLDVNALNGTASADFTRLVHYSGAVGEAIDDEIQVTGSGLITEVKKGIKTGNYYVEGNKSAYLNVRVPEVTVDVVLNKSPKESVVGKSVTRDTEVAFKLSNNLISGMNKTGTGDVKMNIEVTLPGGGVVTRFGSGVTTDNLKGIVANGTTQYEPVKLTDAAAGTYTVQAKWPDTSDFYGKGFDSNTGAFEVLSKSLAITSDKDSVVRGNSFTVTITGESITPYDLYVKDVSNLAPNKYPSIRAGQKGFNPLFPGASAAANASTINATFNTTASGTRTVQFDTGSNTEDRTYTIRVEAHGSQSSTTYDEVKVKVEKGSVTITASGTGTYYIGEEVTLSGTCTDNDTKVHLFMTGPNLKSSDGVNLLSLLPVSTVVIPGETDAFNTADVKADDTWSLKWNTGDIALKGGALDAGGYTIYAVSQPVDKSRLSTAQYATASVQLRSGFITAASSGAVVAKGDDLTLTGMAQGDPGTVKVWIFGKNKQMTDKSATVEDDGSFEFELKSGDTSGLAAGQYFVVIQHPMMNKEFDVDAGTGLDAGWIVGTNESGFNKVKISGLQASDAATALINALDSPNIDDTYVKLTFVVEEPNIWIDAIGDKAAGSKFTITGTTNLAVGDTLNIEVTSAAFQPTSKSEASGFGSVAGTTEVKQGDGANTWSFEVDGASFKPDQYIVKVESIETSTTSTATFNVVEAVPTTQATPTTTATGEVTPTATATTEATPTQSPGFGALLALAGLGAVAFLVLRRD
- a CDS encoding AMP phosphorylase encodes the protein MKLTVKLLDIANRGVLLHSTDARSMRVRDGDRVQVADEATGKTAQAHVDTTGSLIEPGVIGVYRPLNATLAVDEGTVVIVRSAERPASLRHIKKKMDGGRFTKDETVDIVRDIVDDILSPGEITAYVTASYINGLDMDEVEYLTRATVETGERLHFTRHPIVDKHSIGGVPGNKITLLIAPIIAASGLLIPKTSSRAITGAGGTADLMEVLAPVSFTATEVQQMTEKVGGVIVWGGATNIAPADDKIITYEYPLRIDARGQMIASVMAKKFAVGADLVVIDIPVGRNTKIPDPQEGRKLAREFIEIGERLGMRVECALSYGESLVGHTIGPNLEVREALAVLEGATEPSSLVQKSLSLSGIALEMAGKAAQGQGYQAAADLLRSGKALDKMRQIIEIQGGDPTVKAEDIVPGEYRFDVRAPQDGYVIELNNSALVTLARLAGSPYDHGAGLDIHAKKGTRVKKGDPIFTIYAEREWRLERAIEVGRTLMPVVVEGMVLERIPHDRWV
- a CDS encoding carboxypeptidase regulatory-like domain-containing protein; the encoded protein is MKKSRLVIALLISCALLCCTAQAVTLRINVVDDKTDNALADASIYVDGDYVGSTSSDGTYSYVHSGKKDLYLKVVRKGYRNWVEYVDYDATRVSVDMIREDATLTFELYDAGTLKPIVGGVVRVTGNDYSDSEVTGSSGSVNFPVKANELYNAEIRASGYHDLSKTVQMESSGRTVQCLLFSNNILGVQVLDAETSAPLKGAEVYIDNTRAGETDADGRLQLHLERAKRYSFRVTAPDYQPYQESRYLEVDDVFLPVRLSKSAYPVSITVFNEATKPVEGAEIYLNGTLQGKTSQYGRFTLSNIHAGAYEIVVRAPGYAAWSETRQITGQGEDIVAELGYDRASVTVRAEDPDRNPVVGAVVVIDGQVAGVTDSLGHLKMPLVTNKVHAVTAACEGYRNISVDADIPLGITELTIPLVMEKDFNVWVLVAGVGVVAVLLLAAVMVVRHRRAGRNRGGPRRPDSL
- a CDS encoding acylphosphatase, yielding MKRFVATARGRVQRVGYRDHIYNETFERDISGYVKNLETGEVEIVAEGGEQELLDFISKINIVRRPIAVKSFTVQWGEATGEYADFEIIRGDLQEETFERMDYAGKVLHSMDMKLDQSLQLQHAMLGKQDQSLKLQHTMLDKQDQMLEKQDRMLDKQDQSLQLQHMMLEKQDQSLQIGIETKEEITGLRKDTGKYLDDEFKEIKKELASIKGALARAGIQV
- a CDS encoding type II toxin-antitoxin system HicB family antitoxin; amino-acid sequence: MEKTGMIEPVVAHSGTASRQRNEYPAVGPPLNGGMVWEDSGESKKGHEAVRAFVRAGGVMRQGKGDHVNIKMPSGAIITLPWSKELKIGLLTAAIKKAGLTEEEFLALTLNGVLKMEFTVVIQKAEEGGFWAEVPALPGCYSQGETVEETLENIREAIEGHVEALRQEGQGVPPEEDLIIGRVRVSEGVA
- a CDS encoding nucleotidyltransferase family protein; translated protein: MSLCAELLERKDEILEIAARHGARRVRVFGSVVRDEETPASDIDLLVEFEPGKESP